The nucleotide sequence TCGCATCTCTAGTTCTAAGAGGTTTTGGGGATTGTATGTGATGTACTGATAGCCCAGTAGATCGCTGGGAAAACTTCCGTTACCTTCCGTGCTGACGAGGATAACGATCGGTTTGCGCAGACTATGTGCTACCCCCAGTTCGAAGAAAACATTAGGGTTTGCTTCTGACAAGTCAGCGATGATGAAATCGCTCCTACGCAGAGATTCCAACCTCTCGTCAGAACCTCGAGCGCCAGCGACAAACTCTTGGGGTAAAACAGCCACCACAGCCATACGTTCGAGAACCTCAACGATTAGACTCCTGATGCGATCCTGAGAACGCCCGTAAGGTATCAAGACGAGGCATCTAGAAGTGTCCATCTTCACATCTCATCCCTTTGCAGCTCGTGCAGCCTAACTCACGTAGAGGAAAAATTCCCACCTAACCGGTGTCTAGCTTTAAAAGCATTCTGGCTTTTAGTTATAGACAAAGTTAGTTATAGACAAAGTCGGACTCGGTTAATAGTGAGTGCCAGTTTGACGGTAGTGCAGTGCTGCCTTGCCATCGGCATCTAACAAATCTCCTGCCTCAACAACACTGTAAACAACCCAATGGTCGCCACATTCCATCCGCTGCTCGACCCGACACTCCAAGTAGGCCAAACCATCCGACAAAATTGGCGTGCCATCCTCAGCCTCGGCAGACTCCACCCCCTCAAACCGGTCCTCCCCCGGACCAAAGGGTTTGAGAAAATGCTTCATCAGTGGAATGTACTTGCCCTCGGCCAAAATATTGAGCACAAACGTATCGCCCGGAAACAGCAGCGACTCGATCGCCCGATCCTTCGCCACCGCCACCGTCAACCCCGGCGGATCGAACGTCGCCTGCGACACCCAAGAGGCCAACATTGCACTCGAAGCGCTCTCCCGTTTGGCCGTCACCACGCACAAACTGCCAATAATGCGACCCACCGCCTGCTCCACATTCGTCGCCGGTTGACGAGCCGCCTTGGTCTTCTGCTTCAGCCCCTTCTTCAGCGCCTGCCCGAAATCAGTGCCCAATTCCTCGCACTTCTGCAACATCGCCGCATCCGGCGTAAACTTCACCGACAGCGGCTCGAACCCAAACAGATAGCCAGCATCCCGTAACTTGTTCGCAATAATGTCCACCGCTTCGCCACTCCAACCGTAGGAGCCAAATACCCCCACGAGCTGTTCTTTACTCGCTATAGACAGCGCCGTGCCCAAAGCCGTTTGAACCGGCGTCGGCGCGTGTCCGCCCAAGGTGGGAGAACCGAAAATGAAACCGGAGGTTTTCTCCAGCACTGACTTAATCTCCTCAGTGGAGGCAAATTCGCAGTTGATCGATTCCACCGTCACGCCAGCTTTGGCAATGCCCCGCCCGATCGCCTGGGCCATTGTGGCCGTATTGCCATAAGCCGAGGCATAAATCACCGCCGCCGACAGCATTTGCGTCGATTGAACCCGATTCCACTCGCGATAGCTTTGGGTGAGGGGAGTCAAACCGTAGCGTACTAACGGGCCGTGACCGGGGGCATAGCCTTTAATCTCGAACGACTCGAAGCGATCGAGTGCCGCATCCACCTGGCGGGCTTGGGTGGCCATGAGACTGTCGTAGTAATAGCGGCGATCGCTCTCGTACACCTTCCAGCCTTCATCCCACACTTGGTCGCCGCAGACGTGCGCGCCAAACAATTTATCGGTGAAGAGGATCTGCGTGGCTGGGTCGTAGGTGGCCATGCCATCTGGCCATTTGGGGGTGGGGATCGGGCAAAACTCAAGCCGGTGGCCTTGACCCAAGTCGAGGATGTCGCCCCGTTTGACGGCGCGGATGTTGACCTCTGCCGTGAATTCTTCTTTCTCAAATAGTTGTGGCAGTTGCTTGGCGGCAGGTGTGGAGCACAGCACCTCGATTTGAGGAGCGCGTTCGAGCAATTGAATCAGGGTTTTGACACGGTTGGGGTTGATGTGGCCCAAGACAACCAGATCGATCGCCTTCAGCTCCACCAATTGCTCTAGGGTCTCTAAAAAAATCTCGCTGAAAGACTCGCCAGGAGGATCGATTAGGGCAGTACGATCGGCTTGAATCAAAAAGGAATTCGCTGTCGTCCCCTTTTGCAGCGCATATTCGATCTCGAATTTGAGCCGCTCCCAAGTTCGCGATCGCAACGCAAAGGTATTTTTGAGCAGAAACAGCTTTTGAACGTCACGCTGCTGTTTGGGCAGAGAAGCAATCACGACGACAATCTCCTGAGGTAAGGACGAATGGAGGTTCGGGGAGCGGCGAACCGAGCTGCAAAGGACAACGGTAAAATCAGCGATCTAGGCCGACTGGAGCTGGCTAAATGCCGGCTTAGTAGTAGTTGCCCACTTTGCGACGATGGGAGGCGGTGCGAGCCTCTTGGTTTGAGACTCGACCCTCCTGCACAGTGGAGTAGACAATCCA is from Synechococcus sp. PCC 7336 and encodes:
- a CDS encoding TIR domain-containing protein, whose product is MAVVAVLPQEFVAGARGSDERLESLRRSDFIIADLSEANPNVFFELGVAHSLRKPIVILVSTEGNGSFPSDLLGYQYITYNPQNLLELEMRLEKLVRAMQSRLETTR
- a CDS encoding diflavin flavoprotein → MIASLPKQQRDVQKLFLLKNTFALRSRTWERLKFEIEYALQKGTTANSFLIQADRTALIDPPGESFSEIFLETLEQLVELKAIDLVVLGHINPNRVKTLIQLLERAPQIEVLCSTPAAKQLPQLFEKEEFTAEVNIRAVKRGDILDLGQGHRLEFCPIPTPKWPDGMATYDPATQILFTDKLFGAHVCGDQVWDEGWKVYESDRRYYYDSLMATQARQVDAALDRFESFEIKGYAPGHGPLVRYGLTPLTQSYREWNRVQSTQMLSAAVIYASAYGNTATMAQAIGRGIAKAGVTVESINCEFASTEEIKSVLEKTSGFIFGSPTLGGHAPTPVQTALGTALSIASKEQLVGVFGSYGWSGEAVDIIANKLRDAGYLFGFEPLSVKFTPDAAMLQKCEELGTDFGQALKKGLKQKTKAARQPATNVEQAVGRIIGSLCVVTAKRESASSAMLASWVSQATFDPPGLTVAVAKDRAIESLLFPGDTFVLNILAEGKYIPLMKHFLKPFGPGEDRFEGVESAEAEDGTPILSDGLAYLECRVEQRMECGDHWVVYSVVEAGDLLDADGKAALHYRQTGTHY